TACAAGAGTGGTTTTGCCAagtttgcattttttgcaCCAGAGCTTCGAAGATAACCCTTTGATATAAGATTCTCTAGGGTACGATATACGGAAAAATGGATTTTTGACGTGATTACAATTGGCTCGTCTGTGTCGTTGGAATTGATAGTGAGATGTGTTGGCCCTTCATTCAAGTTATCCTTAATATTTAATTTATCAGTATTCTGATCAATAAGGTCGTATACAATCGACAAAGCATCAAGACTTAGCGTTTGTAGTCCATTGGTAAAATATAGATTGATGTAATGAGATATACAATACAGTTGGTAAATCCCTCTTATTCCAATATTTTCCCTCACTAATAGGGTATTTAGATCCTTCTCATTGGTGTCCATGTCTTTTAAACTACTTGAACCATCCCCAATTATGCGAGTTATTGCTAACTTGCCTAATAGAAAGTTATACAGGTTGGGATCCAGAATATAATTAATCATCGTGCAAAAGAGCATATTCAAAATATGACGGGGCAAAACAGATTTCTGCACGTATATTTCTGGCACATCTCCATCAAAGTAGCCTAAAAATGTGGATAAGAGCAGTTTGTGTAAAGGATGTTCTGATCTAAGGTTGTAATTATGATCCCCTGGTTTAAAATAGTCAAGCCTGGAAAGACTattgtaaatatttacGACAGCTTGAGCAGTAAGCTTATCCAATTTTCTCCAAATATTCTCATTCATTTTGTTCAGAAGTTGCATATCTCTTACATTCAATTTCCCTAATGCATAATACAAATTGCTTATTTCCAATTCCGTATTTTTAGTATAGTTGTTTTTATGCAGGAATTTTAGAATTTCCGGTAAAGATAGCGATGGAAAGTATTtgtactttgaaaaggtgtATAGCAATGTACTTAACAACTTTATGCTGTAGTCACTTGGCTGTTTAGACAATCTTTCGTCTGTAGCAACAATGACCTTCCAGACGTTTCTGAACATAAAATTCATCCTCAAGGATGAATGCAACACAATTGCTAAATGTCTTGTTTCAAACTTCTCGTGGTTTTGCGGTAGATACTGATTGATCACATAATTCATTACTTGCACATCAAAATTAATATCTGACCTAGAGAAACAATTTAATATGAGCGCGATTCCCTGAGGGTTCATATTCCTTATCAAGTTATCATTTCCATCGGTGCCTTTGTAGTAATCCCTAAGATCGTTGTACAGTAATTCGTTGGTTTGACGCATGATACCGTTATGTTGTATCTCAAGTTTTGTGACAGCGTTTAAAAAGAGAGAGAGatcttgttcattcatCCTGGGCATCAAATCAATTGCTTTTGGTATAATTCTCATAGCAGACCGTTTAACCTCTTCCTCTCTTCCGGATGTGTTGATTTTAGACGTCTTCATTGCATGCTTTGTGTCAGCATAGATTCTGGAATATGCATTCATAACAAGAGATATGCTGATCCTATCAAAGGTTGGAGAAACAAAATGCAATCTATTACACAGTACGTCCATTGTATCGAACAATCCGATGCGTGGAATGTCCTTTTTTCCCAAAACAGATGGCACCTTGTTTGCGATATCATCCTCCAGAAACCTTG
This region of Theileria equi strain WA chromosome 1, complete sequence genomic DNA includes:
- a CDS encoding hypothetical protein (encoded by transcript BEWA_031800A), with translation MVLRRIRYRVTCRKWKELCELLGKDDAIKVLRVFSSKWAVLLKDLDNFSLPRFLEDDIANKVPSVLGKKDIPRIGLFDTMDVLCNRLHFVSPTFDRISISLVMNAYSRIYADTKHAMKTSKINTSGREEEVKRSAMRIIPKAIDLMPRMNEQDLSLFLNAVTKLEIQHNGIMRQTNELLYNDLRDYYKGTDGNDNLIRNMNPQGIALILNCFSRSDINFDVQVMNYVINQYLPQNHEKFETRHLAIVLHSSLRMNFMFRNVWKVIVATDERLSKQPSDYSIKLLSTLLYTFSKYKYFPSLSLPEILKFLHKNNYTKNTELEISNLYYALGKLNVRDMQLLNKMNENIWRKLDKLTAQAVVNIYNSLSRLDYFKPGDHNYNLRSEHPLHKLLLSTFLGYFDGDVPEIYVQKSVLPRHILNMLFCTMINYILDPNLYNFLLGKLAITRIIGDGSSSLKDMDTNEKDLNTLLVRENIGIRGIYQLYCISHYINLYFTNGLQTLSLDALSIVYDLIDQNTDKLNIKDNLNEGPTHLTINSNDTDEPIVITSKIHFSVYRTLENLISKGYLRSSGAKNANLAKPLLYREYEVTPYVIDIFLHTIMK